From the genome of Haloarcula taiwanensis:
GAGGCCGTCCAGCTGTACGCGCTCACCGCGCTGACGGTCGCTGCCGTCGTCGGGTTCTGGGTACTCCTCGACACAGCCGTCGGCGGGTTCGAGTCAACCGGAGCTGCCGTTCTCGGTGCCGCGGCTGGGCTGACAGCGGTCTATCTCCTCATCTCCGGTGTCACGCTGTTCCCCGATACTGGTGACTTTCTCCTCCCGCTCTCGCGGGCCGTGAGCGAACGGCTTCACTTTATGCGGCTGTACGGAAGCACGCCGTCGTACTGGTAGAAGCAGCAGTCGGGACCGGATGGGTCACTGCTCGTCTGCCGCCACAATCGTGCTGACTCGGGCGTTTTCCTTGAGCTTCAGCCCTGCGCCGCCGACCGACAGCGGCACGCGCGAAAGCGTGTCAACGTGCAGCGTCGGATGGGTCGCCCCGCGTTCGAGCAGTTCCGTCCGCGGCTGGAGCGTCACCGTCGCCTCGCCGGTCAGCGATTCGTTGTACTCAACGAGGTACTGGCCACCCCGTAGCGTCCACCACTCGTAGTCGTCAGCCGGGTCTCGTTTCTCGCTCGAATGGGGTGTGACGCCAGCCGAGTCGAGTTCGCCGCCGCCGAAGTCGATGCGCCCCGGCTCGACGACTTCGTACACCTCGGCGACGGTGAGGTCCAACCCCGGGCTGTCGGTCTGGGTCGGTTCGTGGACGATGTCCGTGACGTACTCCGCGAAGTCGGTCATGTGTGACTGTATGCCGTGAGTGTGCCTAAAAGTGAGGCTACGACGGGGCGGTGGCCTGCGGGAGGAACGCGGCACTTTTGCCCGGCGAGTGACTCCCTGTCTGCATGACCAAACACACGGAGTTTCTGGCCGGCGAGCGGTCCGAAGACGTGCTGTTCTTTCTCCACGAGGACGCCGTCTCGAACCCGGGCGCGCTGGCCGAGTACGCCGACGAAGTCGATGACGGACACGTCCTCGTGTTGCCGGGCGACGACGGCCGGAGCGCGTTCCAGTCGGCGACCGGTATCGACCCGATGGGGCTGGCCCAAGAGGCGATGGGAACCGAGGGCGACATCGGCGACGACCTGACCGGCGCGGTCTGTCCGGTCGCCGAGGAGGAACCGGAGAGCGACCACACGACCCGGTTTATCTTTGCCTTCGCCGAGGAACAGAACGAGGACGTGGGCGGCCTCTACGCCGAGGGCGACGTGATTCACGCCTACGCGGTGTGTGCCTGCGGGGAACGGTACAGCGACAAGTGGGTCGTCGGGGAGTAGCCGGCAGTTACAGCAGGAACGGTTCGGCCAGCCGGACGAGCAGTGCCTTGGGCAGGCCGGTCACGGGGCCGCCGTCGTGTGAGTACGGCACCCCGACCTCGTCGCGGGTGACGCCGTGGCGGAGGTGCTGGATACCGTCGAGGAGGAACCAGCCGCCGAGCAGCGCCCCGGGGACG
Proteins encoded in this window:
- a CDS encoding dCTP deaminase; translation: MTDFAEYVTDIVHEPTQTDSPGLDLTVAEVYEVVEPGRIDFGGGELDSAGVTPHSSEKRDPADDYEWWTLRGGQYLVEYNESLTGEATVTLQPRTELLERGATHPTLHVDTLSRVPLSVGGAGLKLKENARVSTIVAADEQ